A region from the Agrobacterium cucumeris genome encodes:
- a CDS encoding phosphodiester glycosidase family protein — protein MNRSMKRLAKLLLPLLLPFSAQAGGQADFCKSMDHAGGRYTVCSFDPGKNTIRIYDRDHVSGQGYRSFADLSSALWRQHMFSIFAMNGGMYHSDYSPVGLFVENGVERSSISTRGGWGNFHLLPNGVFYLKDTTAAVLETEAYLAADPKPDFATQSGPMLVIDGKLHPRFLPDSDSLKRRNGVGVSRDGMVHFAISENSVRFYDFATLFRDVLDAPNALYLDGTISSVDIPAMNRRDALFPMGPIIAVVDRVPD, from the coding sequence ATGAACAGATCGATGAAAAGACTGGCGAAGCTGCTGTTGCCATTGTTGCTGCCGTTTTCGGCGCAGGCCGGCGGGCAGGCGGATTTTTGCAAAAGCATGGACCATGCGGGCGGTCGCTACACCGTGTGCAGTTTCGATCCGGGAAAGAACACCATCCGGATCTATGATCGCGATCACGTTTCCGGGCAGGGATATCGCTCCTTCGCCGACCTGTCCTCCGCGCTCTGGCGGCAGCATATGTTCAGCATCTTCGCCATGAATGGCGGCATGTATCATTCCGACTATTCGCCGGTTGGTCTGTTTGTCGAAAATGGCGTGGAACGTTCGTCGATCAGCACCCGCGGCGGCTGGGGCAATTTTCACCTTCTGCCGAATGGCGTGTTTTATCTGAAAGACACGACGGCCGCCGTGCTGGAGACTGAGGCCTATCTGGCGGCAGACCCCAAGCCGGATTTCGCCACCCAGTCAGGGCCGATGCTGGTGATCGACGGCAAACTGCATCCGCGATTTCTGCCCGACAGCGACAGCCTGAAGCGACGCAACGGCGTCGGCGTCTCCCGCGATGGCATGGTGCATTTCGCCATTTCGGAAAATTCCGTGCGCTTCTACGATTTTGCCACACTGTTTCGGGATGTGCTGGATGCGCCGAACGCACTTTATCTCGACGGCACGATTTCGAGCGTCGACATTCCGGCCATGAACAGGCGGGATGCGTTGTTTCCCATGGGGCCGATCATCGCTGTTGTTGACCGGGTGCCGGATTAG
- a CDS encoding entericidin A/B family lipoprotein — protein MITRILSTVFVALLTVVTLSSCGNTIRGMGRDTANAVDATQDAGRNVDRAARR, from the coding sequence ATGATTACACGCATTCTTTCGACCGTTTTCGTGGCTCTGTTGACCGTCGTGACGCTCAGTTCTTGCGGCAACACCATTCGTGGCATGGGCCGGGATACGGCGAATGCCGTTGATGCGACGCAGGACGCCGGCCGCAATGTGGACCGCGCTGCCCGCCGCTAA
- a CDS encoding formyl transferase produces MTDINNRLLVMTAGGVNPNIMINALADRFPDIHVFVEQPESKSVILMRRARRLGWFVAAGQLATMVASRLGKRFTVKRSHQIIAEHGLSAELGDTVPVTRFASLNDEECHRAANQLKPAAIFTISCRLLKPATLQALQCPVINFHAGINPAYRGQMGGYWALVEKDRGNFGATVHLVDKGVDTGATLYEKRLKPSPSDTIATYPLLLTAASVDIAVNAVEDALSGSLAPQPPSPGKSVLRFPPTIWTWLWNGLTKRVW; encoded by the coding sequence ATGACTGACATCAACAATCGGCTTCTGGTGATGACGGCAGGCGGCGTGAACCCCAATATCATGATCAATGCGCTGGCCGACCGTTTCCCGGATATTCACGTCTTTGTCGAACAACCCGAAAGCAAATCGGTCATTCTCATGCGGCGGGCGCGTCGGCTCGGCTGGTTTGTCGCCGCCGGCCAGCTGGCGACGATGGTCGCCTCCCGGCTCGGCAAACGCTTCACGGTTAAAAGAAGCCATCAGATCATCGCCGAGCACGGTCTTTCCGCCGAACTTGGCGATACCGTTCCCGTCACGCGATTTGCCTCGCTGAACGACGAGGAATGCCACAGGGCCGCCAATCAGTTGAAGCCGGCGGCGATTTTCACCATTTCCTGCCGGCTTTTGAAGCCCGCGACGCTGCAGGCCCTGCAATGCCCGGTCATCAATTTCCACGCCGGCATCAATCCCGCCTATCGCGGCCAGATGGGCGGGTATTGGGCACTGGTGGAAAAGGACCGCGGCAACTTCGGTGCAACCGTACATCTGGTTGACAAGGGCGTGGATACCGGCGCCACGCTTTACGAAAAACGACTGAAACCCTCGCCTTCAGATACGATTGCCACCTATCCGCTGCTTCTCACCGCAGCCTCGGTGGATATCGCCGTCAACGCCGTCGAAGACGCATTATCCGGCAGCCTCGCACCACAGCCGCCCTCCCCCGGAAAATCGGTACTGCGCTTTCCGCCGACGATCTGGACCTGGCTGTGGAACGGCCTGACAAAACGGGTCTGGTGA
- a CDS encoding methylenetetrahydrofolate reductase: protein MIIKRTMHKLPDISASSIIPASIEASPAQVLGPASLAGLFPQGVRVYLTDTGTASQVKLVDAARHLRDLGYEPVPHLAARRIPSRAEFEEQVKRLAGEAGVSDVLVVGGGVDRPAGPFASSMDMLSTGIFDRYGISQIAIAGHPEGSPDFSEETAIAALRLKRDFAQRSDATMRIVTQFGFDAARFIAWAEGLGASGIDLPVHIGVSGPAKITTLLKYAALCGVGNSIAYLKKNALSLTTLAKGHSPESVVGPIERHWQANPQGPIRQIHVFPFGGLQNSADWLVNRGSWQTGVADRSASPDSVAV, encoded by the coding sequence ATGATAATCAAAAGGACCATGCACAAATTGCCCGACATTTCCGCCTCCTCCATCATCCCCGCCTCCATCGAAGCCTCACCCGCACAGGTGCTTGGCCCGGCAAGCCTTGCCGGTCTCTTTCCGCAGGGCGTGCGCGTCTATCTGACCGACACCGGCACAGCCTCGCAGGTGAAGCTTGTCGATGCAGCAAGACATCTGCGCGATCTCGGTTATGAGCCTGTGCCGCATCTTGCGGCGCGGCGCATCCCGTCACGCGCGGAGTTTGAAGAGCAGGTAAAGCGGCTGGCGGGCGAAGCCGGCGTATCGGATGTGCTGGTTGTCGGCGGCGGCGTCGACAGGCCGGCCGGTCCCTTCGCGTCCAGCATGGATATGCTGTCCACCGGTATTTTCGACCGTTATGGAATAAGCCAGATCGCCATCGCCGGCCATCCCGAAGGCAGCCCGGATTTCAGCGAGGAGACGGCAATTGCCGCGCTGCGGCTGAAGCGTGATTTTGCGCAAAGAAGCGATGCGACGATGCGCATCGTCACCCAGTTCGGTTTCGATGCAGCCCGTTTCATCGCCTGGGCGGAAGGGCTTGGCGCATCAGGCATCGATCTGCCGGTGCATATCGGCGTTTCCGGCCCGGCCAAGATCACGACGCTGTTGAAATATGCAGCACTTTGCGGTGTCGGCAATTCCATTGCCTATCTGAAGAAAAACGCGCTCTCGCTCACGACGCTGGCCAAGGGTCATTCGCCGGAAAGCGTTGTCGGACCGATCGAGCGGCACTGGCAGGCCAATCCGCAAGGGCCGATCCGGCAAATTCACGTCTTTCCGTTTGGCGGCCTGCAGAATTCGGCCGACTGGCTGGTCAATCGCGGAAGCTGGCAAACGGGCGTTGCAGACCGTTCGGCATCACCGGATTCCGTCGCGGTCTGA
- a CDS encoding LysR family transcriptional regulator: MISIYKSKYLKVRAMTVTFRQPLPLLDNDILRTFVAIAETGNFSTAAEVVFRTPSAVSMQIKKLEEQLKTTLFLRDARSVTLTAHGETLLTYARRMIALSNEAVSRFVMPELSGVVRLGAPEDIGERGLLPGILKRFAEAFPGIMIDVTIDSSSNLYKRMDEQRLDLALVNCASHPLRDTGEVLMRERLVWAGAKCGTAYLRDPLPISIWEEGCIWRSEAINSLERRGRNFRVAYLSGHTMAQRAAIAADLAIAPLPRSYVLNDMVILGDKEGLPELGCFDIRLIMGDKASRPVLAVAESIRSAFVEVAKAA, from the coding sequence ATGATATCCATCTATAAATCAAAATATTTGAAGGTGCGTGCCATGACCGTGACTTTCCGCCAACCGCTGCCGTTGCTGGATAACGACATATTGAGAACCTTCGTCGCGATTGCGGAAACGGGAAATTTCTCCACCGCCGCGGAAGTGGTGTTCAGGACGCCCTCGGCCGTTTCCATGCAGATCAAGAAGCTTGAGGAACAGTTGAAGACGACATTGTTCCTGCGCGATGCCCGCTCGGTAACATTGACCGCGCATGGCGAGACGCTGCTGACCTATGCGCGCCGCATGATCGCGCTCTCCAATGAAGCCGTGTCGCGTTTCGTCATGCCCGAGCTCTCCGGTGTGGTGCGTCTCGGCGCGCCGGAGGATATCGGCGAGCGTGGCCTGCTGCCAGGCATTCTCAAGCGCTTTGCCGAGGCTTTCCCCGGCATCATGATCGACGTCACCATCGATTCCAGTTCCAATCTCTACAAGCGCATGGACGAGCAACGGCTTGATCTGGCCCTCGTCAACTGCGCCTCGCATCCGCTCAGGGATACGGGCGAGGTGCTTATGCGCGAACGCCTCGTCTGGGCGGGTGCGAAATGCGGCACGGCTTATCTGCGCGATCCGCTGCCGATTTCGATCTGGGAAGAAGGCTGCATCTGGCGTTCGGAGGCGATCAATTCGCTTGAGAGGCGCGGGCGCAATTTCCGGGTGGCTTATCTCAGCGGTCATACGATGGCGCAGCGCGCGGCGATTGCTGCCGATCTTGCCATCGCGCCTTTGCCGCGATCCTATGTGTTGAACGACATGGTCATTCTGGGCGACAAGGAAGGCCTGCCGGAACTTGGCTGTTTCGATATCCGCCTGATCATGGGCGACAAGGCGTCACGTCCGGTGCTTGCTGTGGCGGAGAGCATTCGCAGCGCCTTTGTCGAGGTTGCCAAGGCGGCGTGA
- a CDS encoding GlxA family transcriptional regulator, which yields MSKNSQKKRSIVFFLIPQFTMLPFAAAVETLRIANRMLGYQAYEWRIASLDGQKVMSSSGICLEVDTCLADERRYVSGENRAEMAIICSGIDVDQHINKSVNAWLREAYNRGIAIGSLCTAAHILAQAGLLNGKRCAIHWENLPGFSEAFPQVEVYADLFEVDSNIYTCAGGTASLDMMLSLIGQDFGENLVNRVCEQQLTDRVRSPNDRQRLPLRARLGVQNSKVLSIIELMEGNLAEPLSLLDIADAADLSRRQVERLFRQEMGRSPARYYLEIRLDRARHLLVQSAMPVVEVAVACGFVSASHFSKCYREIYNRTPQQERAERKLLISASRMAMASQGGKAAH from the coding sequence ATGAGCAAAAACTCCCAGAAGAAACGCTCAATCGTCTTTTTTCTCATTCCGCAATTTACCATGCTGCCGTTCGCCGCAGCGGTTGAAACGCTTCGCATCGCCAACCGAATGTTGGGCTATCAGGCCTATGAATGGCGCATCGCTTCGCTCGATGGCCAGAAGGTCATGTCTTCAAGCGGCATCTGTCTCGAGGTCGACACCTGTCTCGCCGATGAGCGGCGGTATGTGAGTGGCGAGAACCGCGCAGAAATGGCCATCATCTGTTCGGGCATCGATGTGGATCAGCACATCAACAAGTCCGTCAATGCCTGGCTGCGCGAAGCCTATAATCGCGGCATCGCCATCGGCAGCCTCTGTACCGCCGCCCATATCCTTGCACAGGCAGGCCTGCTGAACGGCAAGCGCTGCGCGATCCACTGGGAAAACCTGCCGGGTTTTTCCGAAGCCTTTCCGCAGGTGGAAGTTTATGCCGATCTCTTCGAAGTCGACAGCAACATCTACACCTGCGCCGGCGGCACGGCCTCGCTTGATATGATGCTGAGCCTGATCGGTCAGGATTTCGGCGAAAATCTCGTCAACCGCGTCTGCGAACAGCAATTGACCGACCGGGTGCGCAGCCCCAATGACCGCCAGCGTCTGCCGCTGCGCGCCCGCCTCGGCGTGCAGAACAGCAAGGTCCTGTCGATTATCGAATTGATGGAAGGCAATCTCGCCGAGCCGCTGTCGCTGCTTGACATAGCCGATGCCGCCGATCTGTCGCGCCGGCAGGTGGAGCGCCTGTTCCGTCAGGAAATGGGCCGCTCGCCCGCCCGTTATTATCTCGAAATCCGCCTCGACCGCGCCCGCCACCTGCTCGTGCAATCGGCCATGCCGGTTGTCGAAGTCGCCGTCGCCTGCGGTTTCGTCTCCGCCTCGCATTTCTCCAAGTGTTATCGCGAAATCTACAATCGCACACCGCAGCAGGAGCGCGCCGAACGCAAGCTGCTGATCAGTGCCTCGCGAATGGCAATGGCAAGCCAGGGTGGCAAAGCCGCCCATTGA
- a CDS encoding NAD(P)H-hydrate dehydratase, whose translation MTSLSQLFLIDPVVMARIDAAAGQSGIPLYDLMERAGQAVAASALRHYPQALRFVVLCGGGNNGGDGYVAARVLLRSGAAVAIYHLGDTAALRGDARTAFERSGVTPLPLGDYVPVGGDMVIDAVFGAGLSRDIPGELADVIAAVAKAGVPVLAVDLPSGLCGRRGVPLGASFRADRTVTFMARKPGHLLMPGRELCGVLEVFDIGIPGRILAVHAGSISENDPLVWRHALPRADMETHKFRRGHLTVFAGPAHATGASRMAALAALKAGAGIVTVAAPRAALDVLSMSLTAVMNSPLDDADDLRLWLDDRRHGTFVLGPGFGDLEKARQFVSLLGDMAVVLDADAITAFRDCPETLFEQVTSGTGKFVLTPHEGEFARLFPDLAADAGLSKIEKAQVASARSGAVLVYKGADTVIAAPDGRALVNTNAPASLATAGSGDVLAGIIGALLAQGAPAFEAAAAGVWLHGEAGHRAGDGMTAEDLAHAVRPFG comes from the coding sequence ATGACATCCCTTTCGCAGCTCTTCCTGATCGACCCGGTTGTGATGGCCCGCATCGATGCGGCGGCCGGGCAGTCCGGCATTCCACTATATGACCTGATGGAGCGGGCGGGGCAGGCGGTTGCCGCCTCGGCCCTGCGCCATTATCCACAGGCGCTGCGTTTCGTCGTGCTTTGTGGTGGCGGCAATAATGGCGGAGATGGTTATGTGGCGGCGCGGGTGCTTTTGCGGAGTGGCGCGGCCGTTGCGATTTATCATCTTGGCGATACGGCGGCGCTCAGGGGCGATGCGCGAACGGCATTCGAGCGGAGCGGGGTGACGCCACTGCCGCTTGGCGATTATGTGCCTGTTGGCGGCGACATGGTGATCGATGCGGTTTTCGGGGCTGGCCTGTCGCGTGATATTCCAGGCGAACTTGCCGATGTGATCGCGGCGGTGGCAAAGGCGGGCGTGCCTGTGCTTGCCGTTGATCTGCCCTCGGGCCTCTGCGGTCGGCGCGGCGTGCCTCTCGGTGCATCCTTCAGGGCAGATCGAACTGTGACTTTCATGGCGCGCAAACCCGGTCATCTGCTGATGCCGGGGCGCGAGCTGTGCGGGGTGCTTGAAGTCTTCGATATCGGCATTCCCGGCCGCATCCTCGCTGTCCATGCGGGTTCAATTTCGGAAAACGATCCGCTTGTCTGGCGGCATGCCTTGCCGCGCGCCGATATGGAAACCCATAAATTCCGCCGCGGGCATTTGACTGTCTTTGCCGGACCGGCGCATGCGACCGGCGCAAGCCGCATGGCGGCGCTTGCGGCGTTGAAGGCGGGGGCGGGGATCGTGACCGTCGCTGCCCCGCGTGCAGCGCTGGACGTGTTATCGATGTCGCTGACGGCGGTTATGAACTCGCCTTTGGACGATGCCGATGATTTACGGCTTTGGCTGGATGACCGGCGTCACGGTACTTTCGTTCTTGGCCCGGGTTTCGGCGATTTAGAAAAGGCGCGGCAGTTCGTGTCCCTGCTTGGGGATATGGCGGTCGTGCTGGATGCCGATGCGATCACCGCTTTCAGGGATTGTCCGGAGACCCTGTTCGAGCAGGTTACATCCGGTACGGGCAAATTCGTGCTGACGCCGCATGAGGGCGAGTTTGCGCGGCTGTTTCCCGATCTCGCCGCAGATGCCGGATTGAGCAAGATCGAGAAGGCGCAGGTTGCTTCGGCGCGCAGCGGTGCGGTGCTGGTTTACAAAGGCGCGGACACGGTGATTGCCGCGCCGGATGGGCGGGCGCTGGTCAACACCAATGCTCCCGCGAGCCTTGCGACGGCCGGATCAGGGGATGTGCTGGCCGGTATCATCGGCGCGCTGCTGGCGCAGGGAGCTCCCGCCTTCGAAGCGGCTGCGGCCGGGGTCTGGCTGCATGGCGAGGCCGGCCACCGGGCAGGCGACGGCATGACGGCGGAGGACCTTGCCCATGCGGTTCGGCCGTTTGGGTGA
- a CDS encoding P-II family nitrogen regulator yields MKKIEAIIKPFKLDEVKEALQEVGLQGITVTEAKGFGRQKGHTELYRGAEYVVDFLPKVKVEVVLADENAEAVIEAIRNAAQTGRIGDGKIFVSNIEEVIRIRTGETGVDAI; encoded by the coding sequence ATGAAAAAGATCGAAGCGATCATTAAGCCTTTCAAGCTCGATGAAGTGAAGGAAGCCCTTCAGGAAGTCGGACTTCAGGGAATCACGGTCACGGAAGCAAAAGGCTTTGGTCGTCAGAAGGGCCACACGGAACTTTACCGCGGTGCGGAGTACGTCGTGGACTTTCTGCCGAAAGTGAAAGTCGAAGTCGTATTGGCGGACGAGAATGCGGAAGCCGTCATCGAGGCGATCCGCAATGCGGCCCAGACCGGACGTATCGGCGACGGAAAGATTTTCGTTTCCAATATCGAGGAAGTCATCCGCATCCGTACCGGTGAAACAGGCGTGGACGCCATATAA
- the glnA gene encoding type I glutamate--ammonia ligase — protein sequence MTTANDILKQIKDNDIKFVDLRFTDPKGKLQHVTMDVVCVDEDMFADGVMFDGSSIAGWKAINESDMVLMPDPATAHIDPFFAQSTLVVLCDILDPVSGEAYNRDPRGTAKKAEAYLKASGIGDTVFVGPEPEFFVFDDVKYKADPYNTGFKLDSSELPSNDDTDYETGNLGHRPRVKGGYFPVPPIDSLQDMRSEMLTVLAEMGVVVEKHHHEVAAAQHELGVKFDTLVSSADKMQIYKYVVHQVANAYGKTATFMPKPIFGDNGSGMHVHQSIWKGGKPTFAGDEYAGLSENCLFYIGGIIKHAKAINAFTNPTTNSYKRLVPGYEAPVLLAYSARNRSASCRIPFGSNPKAKRVEVRFPDPTQNPYLGFAAMLMAGLDGIKNKIHPGKPMDKDLYDLPAKELKKIPTVCGSLREALESLDKDRKFLTAGGVFDDDQIDSFIELKMQEVMRFEMTPHPVEFDMYYSA from the coding sequence ATGACGACCGCAAACGATATCTTGAAGCAGATCAAGGATAACGACATCAAGTTCGTGGACCTGCGCTTTACCGACCCCAAGGGCAAGCTGCAGCACGTCACCATGGATGTGGTGTGCGTAGACGAAGACATGTTCGCCGATGGCGTCATGTTCGACGGCTCCTCGATCGCCGGCTGGAAGGCCATCAACGAGTCCGACATGGTGCTGATGCCCGATCCGGCCACCGCCCACATCGACCCGTTCTTTGCCCAGTCCACCCTGGTCGTCCTTTGCGACATTCTCGACCCGGTCTCGGGCGAAGCCTATAACCGCGACCCGCGCGGCACCGCCAAGAAGGCCGAAGCCTACCTCAAGGCATCCGGCATCGGCGACACCGTTTTCGTCGGTCCCGAGCCTGAATTCTTCGTCTTCGACGATGTGAAGTACAAGGCAGACCCCTACAATACCGGTTTCAAGCTGGATTCGTCCGAACTGCCGTCCAACGACGACACGGATTACGAAACCGGCAACCTCGGCCATCGTCCGCGCGTCAAGGGCGGCTACTTCCCGGTTCCGCCGATCGACAGCCTGCAGGACATGCGCTCCGAAATGCTGACGGTTCTGGCCGAAATGGGCGTCGTTGTTGAAAAGCACCACCACGAAGTGGCTGCCGCACAGCACGAGCTGGGCGTGAAGTTCGACACGCTGGTCTCCAGCGCCGACAAGATGCAGATCTACAAGTACGTCGTGCACCAGGTCGCCAATGCCTATGGCAAGACGGCAACCTTCATGCCGAAACCGATCTTCGGCGATAACGGCTCGGGCATGCACGTGCACCAGTCGATCTGGAAGGGCGGAAAGCCGACCTTCGCTGGTGACGAATATGCCGGCCTGTCTGAAAACTGCCTCTTCTACATCGGCGGTATCATCAAGCACGCCAAGGCCATCAACGCCTTCACCAACCCCACCACCAACTCCTACAAGCGTCTGGTGCCGGGTTATGAAGCGCCGGTTCTGCTGGCCTATTCCGCCCGCAACCGTTCGGCCTCCTGCCGTATCCCCTTCGGCTCCAACCCGAAGGCAAAGCGCGTCGAAGTCCGCTTCCCGGATCCGACCCAGAACCCCTATCTCGGTTTTGCGGCCATGCTGATGGCCGGCCTTGACGGCATCAAGAACAAGATCCACCCCGGCAAGCCGATGGACAAGGACCTTTACGACCTTCCCGCCAAGGAACTGAAGAAGATCCCGACCGTCTGCGGTTCGCTGCGCGAAGCGCTGGAAAGCCTCGACAAGGATCGCAAGTTCCTGACCGCCGGCGGCGTATTCGACGACGACCAGATCGACTCGTTCATCGAGCTGAAGATGCAGGAAGTCATGCGTTTCGAAATGACCCCGCATCCGGTCGAATTCGACATGTACTACTCGGCCTAA